Proteins encoded in a region of the Bacillus methanolicus genome:
- the menH gene encoding 2-succinyl-6-hydroxy-2,4-cyclohexadiene-1-carboxylate synthase, with translation MKYVLNGVHYNVDTCGDGFPLILLHGFTGDSSTWNPFCKSWSNHSRLIMIDIIGHGKTESPEESNRYHILSVADDLHSLMEQLGIEKADILGYSMGGRLALTFAVRYPHRVRKLILESSSPGLMLEEERQERRIQDEKLAAFILEKGIEPFISYWENIPLFLSQQTLPKSVRDHLREQRLKNSKIGLANSLIGMGTGAQPSWWDELEYLSHGTLLITGSLDQKFCEIAKKMKIKIKNCRWININGCGHAIHVEEPKKFGTIVSGFLSHSIGQN, from the coding sequence ATGAAATATGTTTTAAATGGTGTTCATTACAATGTTGACACATGTGGAGATGGATTTCCGCTGATTTTGCTTCATGGATTCACCGGGGATTCTTCTACATGGAATCCGTTCTGTAAAAGCTGGAGCAACCACTCACGGCTCATCATGATCGACATTATTGGTCACGGCAAAACGGAAAGCCCTGAAGAATCGAATCGTTATCATATTTTGTCTGTGGCAGATGATCTTCATTCTTTAATGGAACAGTTAGGGATTGAAAAGGCAGATATTTTAGGATATTCCATGGGAGGAAGACTTGCTTTAACATTTGCAGTACGGTATCCACATCGGGTCAGAAAATTAATATTGGAAAGTTCATCCCCGGGTCTAATGCTTGAAGAAGAGAGACAAGAACGAAGAATTCAAGATGAGAAATTAGCTGCTTTTATTCTTGAAAAAGGGATAGAACCGTTTATTTCCTACTGGGAAAATATCCCCCTTTTCCTATCACAGCAGACACTTCCAAAGTCCGTTCGTGATCATCTAAGGGAGCAAAGATTGAAAAATTCTAAAATTGGGCTTGCTAACAGTTTAATCGGTATGGGAACCGGAGCCCAGCCTTCGTGGTGGGATGAGCTTGAATATTTATCGCATGGAACGTTATTGATTACCGGTTCTCTCGACCAAAAGTTTTGCGAAATTGCCAAAAAGATGAAAATAAAGATCAAAAATTGTCGATGGATCAATATTAATGGCTGTGGGCATGCAATACATGTGGAAGAACCTAAAAAATTTGGTACAATAGTAAGTGGGTTTTTATCTCATTCAATAGGGCAAAATTGA
- a CDS encoding o-succinylbenzoate--CoA ligase, whose amino-acid sequence MMEQTIPNWLKKRAYLTPDRIAIHFRDSSITFRELFYLAVKTAGQLSEVGLKKGQFAGVLLKNHQDTVFILFALQMLGIKAVILNNRLTPEEIIWQLNDSHSSYLITEEAFDGHINEIIGKINDLTIITKQNLFQRKGSSPEILDEYHMNDVCTVMYTSGTTGHPKGVLQTYGNHWWSAIGSALNLGLLETDTWLCAVPLFHISGYSILVRSMIYGMTIVLHESFDEEETIKDIQKHNVTIMSVVSVMLKRMIHSLRDKTLPESFRCMLLGGGPAPLSLLEKCVEKGIPVFQTYGMTETASQIVTLAPEHALSKLGSAGKALFPSEVKIVNFSGEKAAPYEEGEIYVKGPNVTIGYINQNQGTEDSIQNGWFATGDIGYMDEEGFLYVLDRRKDLIISGGENIYPAEIEGVLLSHPDIIDAGVTGLPDEKWGQVPAAVIVRKSGSQLSEEEVISFCTEKLAKYKVPKKIIFASELPRNAAKKLLRRKLPDLF is encoded by the coding sequence ATGATGGAACAAACGATACCAAATTGGCTGAAAAAGCGCGCGTACCTTACCCCCGATCGAATCGCCATCCACTTCCGCGATTCTTCCATTACGTTTCGGGAATTGTTTTATCTTGCTGTTAAAACAGCCGGCCAGCTTTCAGAAGTTGGTTTGAAAAAAGGCCAGTTTGCCGGAGTGCTTCTAAAAAACCACCAGGATACCGTTTTTATTTTGTTTGCGCTGCAGATGCTTGGAATCAAAGCGGTGATTCTTAATAACCGATTAACGCCTGAGGAAATTATTTGGCAGCTTAACGATTCACATTCATCTTATTTGATAACAGAAGAGGCTTTTGATGGACATATAAATGAAATCATTGGAAAAATAAATGATCTTACGATTATAACTAAGCAAAATCTTTTCCAAAGAAAAGGCTCATCCCCTGAAATTCTTGATGAATATCATATGAATGATGTTTGCACGGTCATGTATACTTCCGGTACTACCGGCCATCCGAAAGGAGTATTGCAAACATACGGTAACCATTGGTGGAGTGCGATAGGTTCTGCCCTGAATTTAGGATTATTAGAGACAGATACGTGGCTGTGTGCAGTGCCATTGTTTCATATCAGCGGCTATTCAATCCTTGTACGAAGCATGATTTACGGAATGACAATCGTCCTTCATGAATCATTTGATGAGGAAGAAACAATAAAAGACATTCAAAAGCATAATGTTACGATCATGTCAGTCGTAAGCGTCATGCTAAAACGGATGATCCATTCTCTAAGGGATAAAACTTTGCCGGAGTCCTTTCGCTGCATGTTATTAGGCGGCGGGCCTGCTCCGCTTTCTCTTCTTGAAAAATGTGTTGAAAAAGGAATTCCAGTTTTTCAAACATACGGTATGACGGAAACGGCGTCACAAATTGTGACACTTGCCCCTGAGCATGCCTTGTCGAAACTAGGTTCCGCCGGAAAAGCATTATTCCCTTCAGAGGTAAAAATTGTGAATTTTTCAGGAGAAAAAGCAGCACCGTATGAAGAGGGAGAAATTTATGTGAAAGGCCCTAATGTGACAATCGGGTATATAAATCAGAATCAGGGAACAGAGGATTCGATCCAAAATGGTTGGTTTGCAACAGGAGATATTGGCTATATGGATGAAGAAGGGTTCCTATACGTCCTCGACCGGCGCAAAGATTTGATCATTTCCGGCGGGGAAAACATCTATCCGGCAGAAATTGAAGGAGTGCTGTTGTCTCATCCCGATATAATCGATGCAGGAGTAACCGGACTTCCTGATGAGAAATGGGGACAGGTTCCTGCAGCTGTTATTGTACGGAAAAGCGGATCGCAGCTTTCAGAAGAGGAAGTCATCAGCTTCTGCACTGAAAAGCTAGCGAAATATAAAGTTCCGAAAAAAATCATATTTGCTTCAGAACTTCCGCGCAATGCGGCTAAAAAGCTCTTAAGAAGAAAATTGCCTGACCTGTTTTAA
- the menB gene encoding 1,4-dihydroxy-2-naphthoyl-CoA synthase: MAVEWMPGRQYEDIIYETYNGIAKITINRPEVHNAFRPKTVMELIDAFAYARDDQNIGVIILTGAGDKAFCSGGDQKVRGHGGYVGEDEIPRLNVLDLQRLIRVIPKPVIAMVKGYAIGGGHVLHVVCDLTIAADNAIFGQTGPKVGSFDAGYGSGYLARIVGHKKAREIWYLCRQYNAQEALEMGLVNAVVPLEKVEEETIKWCEEILEKSPTAIRFLKAAFNADTDGLAGLQQFAGDATLLYYTTDEAKEGRDAFKEKRKPDFGKFPRFP, from the coding sequence ATGGCAGTTGAATGGATGCCTGGCCGTCAGTATGAAGATATTATTTATGAAACGTATAACGGCATTGCAAAGATTACAATTAACCGTCCGGAAGTACATAATGCTTTTCGTCCTAAAACAGTAATGGAATTAATCGATGCGTTTGCTTATGCTCGCGATGATCAAAACATTGGAGTGATTATCTTAACCGGTGCTGGGGATAAGGCGTTTTGTTCCGGGGGCGACCAAAAGGTGCGCGGACATGGCGGCTATGTAGGAGAAGACGAAATTCCGCGCTTAAATGTTCTTGATCTGCAGCGCTTAATCCGTGTAATTCCAAAGCCTGTCATCGCGATGGTTAAAGGGTATGCAATCGGCGGCGGCCATGTGCTGCATGTGGTATGTGATTTAACGATTGCTGCGGATAATGCCATTTTTGGACAAACAGGACCGAAAGTCGGGAGCTTTGATGCAGGTTATGGGTCTGGATACCTTGCAAGAATTGTCGGACACAAAAAAGCACGGGAAATCTGGTATTTATGCCGTCAATATAATGCACAGGAAGCACTCGAAATGGGGCTTGTCAATGCTGTTGTTCCACTTGAAAAAGTTGAAGAGGAAACCATTAAATGGTGTGAAGAAATTCTTGAAAAAAGCCCGACTGCTATTCGCTTCTTGAAGGCAGCATTTAATGCAGACACAGATGGTCTTGCGGGTCTTCAGCAGTTTGCAGGGGATGCAACGCTTTTATACTACACAACAGATGAAGCGAAAGAAGGAAGAGATGCGTTTAAAGAAAAACGCAAACCTGACTTCGGCAAGTTCCCTCGCTTTCCTTGA